Below is a window of Mucilaginibacter ginkgonis DNA.
ATTAATATGAATTGAACTAATGGATCTACAAACTCAGGTTTCTTCAGTCATTCTTCAGCCCGAGAATGATTCACTGGAATACAAGGCAGTCCTGCCACCTTCGAAGACGATCGCGCAGGTCATTTGCGCCTTTGCCAATACCAACGGCGGCCTGCTCATCCTGGGCGTTTCCGAGATCGGCGGCCTCAAGATCGCCGGGTTAAGCGAAGACTTCCGAGCAACCTCCATGACCCATAAAGCGATCGACCTATTGTCGCCCAAACCCATTGTGGATTATGGCTACGTACAGCTGCATGGGAAAAAGTTGTTTGCCATCAGCGTTGCTAAATCGCAAGTTCAAGTGTCCGTTGAGAACAAGGTATATGTCCGGACAAACGGAAGGCTCCAACTGCTCGATCCGCCAGCCCAAATATTTCAACCCGCAGGTTACGCCAGGATCTCAGCCATCAACGCTGATCTCGAAGCATTAAAAGCCAGGACGACCGACTCCAAGTTCAAACTGATCGAACACTATCAAAGTGTCTTAAAGATGGTCGATAGCCTGAAGCAACTTCTTTATCCGCAAAGTCCGGCCGTATTTACAACCGTAAAAGAAGGCAAAGTACTGGCCAGAATACTGTTTTCGTCCATGGTGGACAATTTTGAAACCTATCTTTCGGACATCTTATTTGAGATCTATCTGGCTAAACCCGATACCCTGAAATCCGAGCAAATGGTTAAAGTCGAAGATGTACTGAACTGCGCGGACATCCAAGAATTCATTACCTTTTGGGCAAAGCAAAAGATTGGTAAACTACAGAAAGGAAGCGTGAAAGGTTTTATAGCGGAAAACAAGCAGATCAAAGACCTTGACGTCGTCACCACTGTCATCCAGGACGAGATTGAAAAGATCCTGCAGATACGGCACTTATATGCCCATCGCAACGGTATTGTCGACGATAAATTTTTAAAATTCTTCCCGGCCATATATATTTATGGAACTGAGCATCAAATGTCCATTGACGAAATATTAGATAAGATCATTTACCTAACAGACATCGTAGATCAGATCGATAAGGCAACTATCCTCAAATATAATTTGTCAATTGTTTAGCAATTTAGCATAAGAAGCGGTGCTCACGGCAATTAACTCACCTGAACAATTTCCTATCTTAACCTTGAAACCGGCGAAACTACCTTTTCGCAAGTTTAACGTTTCTTTTTATTCTGTAAGCAGTATTTTGAACTAGCGGCAACACTTCACCGGCTTTTGAACGAGTGATGGGAATTAGAGTTTTATTTTGTCAAACTTACGCAAGTTGTTACAAAATGTAAAAGCTCGATTATCTGGCAATTAGACAGCGAAGCAAATTAGTTCGTTTTTCAACAATAGATAACTATTTATTATCTACAGTTCGTATAGCACTAATATGGTACTATATTAGCGTTGCAAAAATTTTAGGTATGAATTGGAGAGACCCGATCCCTAATGAATGGGAAATCAAAATGCTCTATGACCGCTTTCCTGAAGGATGCGGTAAAGGTTGTCACTGTGTTCATCCGGCTGATGATTGCGGCTGTGATGACTGTGAATTCCGGCACGCTTATAAAAACCTAAGAAGCAAAATGCTAAAGCGATTTTTCCTTGTAAGGTTAAATTAAAATAAGCCGCTCTTTGTAACGCTGATAAAGCGCGAAGGAAACGGCACATATATTTTAAAAATCCATCAATTCTTTATAAGAAACATCTAACCCCTTAGCTAATTCAGCAATAGTTTTTAAGGAGATGTTAATCTCACCCCGCTCATACTTCCCTATATCGCTCCAGTCGATATTACAGTTGGTAGCAAGCTTACGGAGCGAAAGCTTTTTTTGCTTTCGTATCGATGCGAGATGAGCACCGAATTCTTTAAGTATATCCTGATAGGTTTGCTCCGACATGCCCTGATTAACAGGGTGAAAAATGCTTTTTTGCCGAAGGAAAATAGTGGGTATTTAACCCCACATTTTCTATATTCGCAAACCATTAATATATTTCTGATCGTATATCAGTTAATCTGTAGAACCAAAGTTAACCTGATGACCTGTGCGAAAATTCAAATCTGAT
It encodes the following:
- a CDS encoding AlbA family DNA-binding domain-containing protein, which translates into the protein MDLQTQVSSVILQPENDSLEYKAVLPPSKTIAQVICAFANTNGGLLILGVSEIGGLKIAGLSEDFRATSMTHKAIDLLSPKPIVDYGYVQLHGKKLFAISVAKSQVQVSVENKVYVRTNGRLQLLDPPAQIFQPAGYARISAINADLEALKARTTDSKFKLIEHYQSVLKMVDSLKQLLYPQSPAVFTTVKEGKVLARILFSSMVDNFETYLSDILFEIYLAKPDTLKSEQMVKVEDVLNCADIQEFITFWAKQKIGKLQKGSVKGFIAENKQIKDLDVVTTVIQDEIEKILQIRHLYAHRNGIVDDKFLKFFPAIYIYGTEHQMSIDEILDKIIYLTDIVDQIDKATILKYNLSIV
- a CDS encoding helix-turn-helix domain-containing protein, giving the protein MSEQTYQDILKEFGAHLASIRKQKKLSLRKLATNCNIDWSDIGKYERGEINISLKTIAELAKGLDVSYKELMDF